The Solanum dulcamara chromosome 6, daSolDulc1.2, whole genome shotgun sequence genome contains the following window.
ATCTGCTTCTGGAGTTCCTGAAAAGAAAGGTCGTGTGAACATAACtaataaagcattcatcttctctgtctctctctctctctctctctatatatatatatatatatatatatatttcttgttCTTGCAAAGTGCGTATAACCATTTATGTGAGAATGATCAGTATGATAGCTTAAATGTGGTGGGAGGGTGTGAAGCCTCATTACATTCTCTATATCACTTCATTGAGTGACTTAAGCAAGTGAAAAATTAGTACATTTGTCCAATTCAGTGTATGCCTATCTCTTAACGGCTATAGAGACTTAAAGAGAAGAAAATCAGATGTTTGTCATGCAACACTTTGTATGCTTGGACATTCTATGGCTATAGTGACTTAATGATATAAAATTAGCATGGTCATCATGTGACACTTATGTacaaatattttatgttttctGAGAGATAGTTGATCATTGATGTTAAGAAATAGCTAGCATATCTTAAATGTGATGGGAAGGGCATGAAGCTTGATTACACACTCTATTCTGTTTATTCAATGCCTTATGACATGAAGTGAATGTGAATTTTTCAGGTATTCTTTTGAGTTTATTTCATGGATAAATTAGAGTGAGATCTCTAATTTGTATGCTCTATAAACACACTTCAGTTATGGTGAAAATTTTCCTCCTCACCCTTTAACATAGGCATAACTAGATGAACCACATAACTCTCCGGGTTTCTACTTCTCTTATTGTATTATTGTACTTTGACTATCATTCTATGATCAAAAGTATTACTTGATCCTCCACAATGTAACAAACTGTTTCCAAACCTAGAGGCACTTTGTTCATATAGAGGTATGGTACACACTTATTTGTACATTTTTATTGTGTGTCCCCATAAGCTCAGAATGTTGACAATGTATACGGTGCAATTATGTGAGTTCTCTTGTATGCCCTAGCATTTTTGGGGTTCCAGTGGATGTGAGTCAAGTTCACCTGTATCCCTAGCCACTTGTGAGTTTGCAATGAGTTCTCCTATGTACGTAGTCATTTGTAGGGTTACAATGGATGGAAAGTGAGATCTTAACCTTGTTGAAATTTCTTAGTCGATGTTATCCAAGTTGGAGAACTCTATTGTGTTATAAAAAGATGgggatttttgagaaaaatatgtataattttttctattagCATTTGGTAAGTTGTTTGGTTGCAACTTTTTGCAAGTTTGAGAAAGTTTACAATTTGATTAGAACTTTGAGTAAGATGATGACAATCTGAAGTTAGTTTGCGACTTGATTTCAAAGTCAATATCTCACACATAAGTGATCAAGTTGACAATTTGAACTGGTGAAAGATTCACCCTGTAAATAGCCACCTTTTGCTAATTGTTAGTCatggaacaacaacaacatacctagtgtagTACCACAAATGAGGTCTAGGAAgagtagaatgtacgcagacctttgTTAGCCATGGGAttcaaaagtaaaaaaatgtaAATGACGGGTGGAGAGAGTTCTCTTGTAATCTGAGGAGTTGAGAGAGTTTTAAGTAGACTGAGAAAATCATGAGAAATATTAAAGAAGTGTTAGGATAAATTTGTACATTCCTTGTCTACTCTTTCTTTCTAGTATTTtggttatgattattttttaatattctaTTTTACGCGTCACAACAATTAGGAATTGAGAATCTATATCTTAAGATCAAAGAAGGGTCTAGCTGTTGGACGAAATTCATTAGCTAATTAGTATATTAAGTGGTTTGGTTAGAGTGAATTACGCTGCATATCTTTTGGCTAAAGTGAAACTCATCCTCCTTGACCTGGGTGATACAAGTATAATTGGCTGTAGCATATAACACTGTGTCTCAATTTCTGTAACtgttattatcatattttgTCTGTCCTGTGTCAACCAAAAGTGCCACTCAATATTTTCCGCAGGGTAACAATCTcttatatgttttttttcaCTCGGTGAAGGTCCAGTCAATACAACTTGGGACTCTAGAACTTCCGCAGAAGACATGGAAGAAATGTGGAATCATCCCTGTGTGAGCAAGGAGTGGGGCAAGTCAGGGGAGAAAAGAGGCCATGTGCGGTTTTCTCATGATACTGAAAAGAGACCATATCTTTCTCGGGTAGAACTGAGGGTAAGTATGCATGGTTAGTATGCGTAGAACTGTAAAATCTAGTAAGAGTTGTTGGATGCTTCCAGTCCCGGAGATTATGCCATTGACTTCGATGTCTTCAATTGTCAAAACTAGCTGTGTTTTCCAGTTTAAACTGCTTGCACCAATTAGACTTGACAAACTGTAAGATCATTTCTAGTTATATCTTGATAAACTGGAAAGATGGAGAGCTACTTTGCAATCCACAATAATTGCAGCTTGTAAGCATTTTACTtctattttgagtattttcattTTGAGAACTTAGTATGCCTTACATCTGTTAAAGGGTAAACGTATAACGTTTGAGTTTTGATGAAAACAGGTTCCTTAATCTACTCATTACTAGAGTTGTTTGGATATCAATATTTTGCAAGTTCTTAATTTCTAATTGATCTGAATTTCTGACATATCCATCTTGTTGCAGGCAGTTGCAGAAGTAATTGTTTCAAAATACTTTAGCACAAGAGGGCTGAAACCTGTAAGTGGGTACATCTCTTCTGAGCAAGAAGCTACTGAAGTGATTAAAGTTAACGAATAATACAGTATTATTTGTTGTAAAAGCTCTGCAGAGATATCTATGAATGTAAAAGAGCGGTTAAGCTCAATTTTGGACAATTGAACAGGAAAAATTTGGATGTAAATCTGTAATCACATTTATAATTCTAGAGAGATTCGTTGATAGAAAGAAGAGGGGTAGAGGATTTCAAATTTCATGCCACACCTGGCGATTTTAGTATATCGTATTGGTTAGTTTTCAATCTAAAGGAATTATTTTTTCGACCATCTAAAAAGATTGATTGCTAGAAGAATGCTTGTGTTTGTTCTTCCCTCTTCCACCACTTGGTAGAAAGAGGAAACATAATGATGATATTTCCTTCTTATTGCAGACTGTCCTATGTGCTGTTTCTGAGATCGTGACCATGCGTTTTGTTGAGGGAATTGGACAGCGTACTGGATTAATGGGAATTGACTATCCCACGGCACGCTGGCTTTACAAGTATGTGACCAATACCTTCCTGTAATAAAATGTCATTTTGGTCTGGTCTAGTTTACGATTTACTTTCCATTTCATTTATTCTTTAGCAATTTGGTAACCTATGCTCACTTTGGTTAAGTTTCTCTAATATTAGACTTCCAAAATCTATTCTCTCAGAGTTGCTTAACTAATTTGACAGTTGAAGTAAGAAAAGAAACGGCACAGAAAGCCAATGAGATAAAATAATTCAGGACTAATGCGTCTTCCAAACTTCTTGTTTAACATGAAAACTAGGGACTTGGGCTACAAGGCTTACAAAGTGGAGTCAGTTGAGGATCTTACAAAGCCATTTGTTTCCATGTACTTTGGCGCGGCCTATGTGGCTTGGCTATCCAAGTACGAGGGAAGGTAAGTCCTCCATTGTTGGTACTCACTGAATTGGAACTACGagttactactactactactactatatgtatatatataattgattgaatgattgattTCTGTGCCAAATATTTACTGTTAGAGAAAGGAGTCTCCAGTTTGTTGTCCAGGCTTATCTTGCTGGACCACAGAATGTGAACCTGCAGGAGACCGGTCCTATGTATCTTAGATTTGAGGAAGCACTGAGCCGTTATGAAGATTTAAAAAGGTAGGCATTCATTAGTTATAAGTATTTCTGATTGATTGACCAAATGACCTTGAATTCTGATGAAGGTTTGTATTTTCAGGGAAGCAGCAGGTAGTTGTAATATTTTGTGAGCTCGTGGTACTACTACCAAGTCCAACTATTTCACCAAATCCTTGAATGGTTGCTTAACAATATAGAAAGTAAATATTTGCAACAGCACCAGTGCAATGTACAATATTCCATCCAGTCTTACATTGTTATGTAAATTTTCCCTCATGTATTtgtgtcatagtaaaatataacTTCACTTATACGGTCTTACTATTATGTTGaaaaaatttgtattatagtaATACTTTGActacttttcttaaaataaaattgtgcAAATAGAGCTTTGTTTATATAAAAGGTCTAGAGAAATGGGAGAGGGTTTAAAAATTGCTTTAAGTCATAAGTTGAAATTTCCAACGtgatatctatattttttttaattctcttatataatttttgactTTGCTGCGGTAGGGAAGAACGGACATGGACTGTGAATTATTACTCCAAATAGTAACATGAAGGGCAAGGGGCCGCGGCACAACAATAGGTGGATCTAAGAATTAAAAATCAGTCCAAATGGGAATTGGGAATGGAGCTAATTAATGAGTGATGTGTTGAAATAAAGTAACATGCACGAATTGCACCacccaataaataaataaatattatccattttattttatttttatttatcttctataataaaaataaatattatctagtttgaaaatcaaaaaataagtaTTCACTAATTTTTGAGATCCCActaaatatgttgttgttgttactttGCAAAAAAATATGATGTAACAAGAAAATATGGACGATATGAGCGTGAATTCTATATATTTTACTGTTTGAACCGAAAAGAATAGGTTTGAGTATGCTCAATCAAGTTTTATTAATACTAAATGGTGAAGTGAGATTAGaaagagaaaattaaaaaaaagaaaagaaatatttatgcTGGGACATTATAAGAAGAGGTTAGGGGTTTGAGGCAAATTTGGAGTGAAGGTGATAAAGGCGTCACTGGTGAATGTAGAAGAGATAGAGGGGGAAAGGGAAGGAAGAGATGTAGTAGTGTAGTGAGTGAAATGAGACACAGTAGAGTACATATTCAAATGTCAAAATGGCGCTTCATTTAAGGTAACCATCCATTAAAGCTAAGTATTTCCTTTGTCCTTGTCAttcattgttttctttttgtttggaCTGCCCTTTATACAACacattatgatgatgatgatggtgaGTTTTCCGCTCTTAGGTTTTGAGTTTGGATTGCCTAATTATATTCTTCGTTTCAAAGGTTTGTCTTTTTCAACTGTTCTTCACATCAAACCTATGCATTTTCGTAGTCTGCTAAACTGTGATAGAAAGGTAGCACCTAGGGTTGGAGAATAGGTACATAGGAATACATCTTGAATACTTATCAACAACTTCTTCAAGACAACGTCAACTACACACACCTCCAGTCTTGTGGGGCAGAGCTCACTTCATACTTACTATTTCACTAAAGTTAAATTAATAGTAATACAGATGATATATTATCTGGAATTTTGAGCAACAACCTGCTGCACTAAGATTTCTTGCCTGGCTGCCATTTAGGACTTATGTCAGCTTCAAAGATGTGAATTTGAATTAGAGGGCATGGACTATGGGCAGGGATTGAATGACATAGCCTTGAGTTATTTCAGCAAGTAAATTAGAAAAACTGAAAAGATCTGAAGCACAAGCTAAATGGGGAATATCTGTATGAGTTATTGTTGAATATCACTGAAGAAGCTTATGTAAGAAAAGTTCACTTCTTGTTAACTTTCAGAAGTTTGTAGTGTGTTAAATAATTTGTTTGAtatcttttaaattttatgcACTGTTAATAACACCAAATCTCCTCATATACAATTCTTTTATTCCTTTTGTGCAGCATTAATGGTTTAAGAAGTGTACTCAGAGGATTTGTGTCTTGAAAGACAAGTTtccttttatgaaataattgagATTCGAATCTTGTTAGAGCAATGTATGTCAGTAGCTAGTAATGTGCCTCCTATTGTCCATCCCTTCCACTGCATATGTCTTGGGAAACTTTGGATAAACTTGTTCTAAGCAAAGTGTTTGATATTTGCATTTAGGTTCATGATAATCCTTTAAAGACGTAGCTAAGTAGTCTGGCATCCATATCTGTTACCATTGaggttgaagttatagggggcTGTGGTCTAATTTGCTATGGATCAATCAAACGATCAGAACTGTATTCAGTTCGCTTCTGCTCAACAGTCAAATGCAGAATTTCGACCTGAACCTCAGGTTTTTACATTGGACCCTCCGGATCATCCACATCATAATTTAAAGGCTCCAAAGGATAATTGTTCCGAAGCTAAGCCTGTGCTTAATTTCTCTCTACAAACAGGAGAAGAGTTTGTACTTGAGTTCATGCGTGATCGTTTTAATCCCGGCAAAAATTATGTTCCCAGTACTTCGAGTGATCCTAGTTTTCCGCAAGGTTACTTGGAGCTAAAAGGCATCTTAGGCATCAGTCCTACTGTATGTGAGGGTGGTTCAGACACTTCCATGCTAGCGATGGTTGAAAAAGGTCCAAAAGAGTTTGAGAAACAAAACTCTTCCTTACATGATGACAAAAATTACAATGGGTCAGTGCTATCAGTGCAACAAGTATCATCAGATTACAATAGTTTTGGCTCTCTTATGTATACCTCATCTGGAACATGTGATGATTCAGTGGCAAAGCTTAAGGCAATGTGTAGCTTTGGTGGTAAAATATTACCTCGGCCTAGTGATGGGAAGCTCAGGTATGTTGGTGGGGAAACACGGGTTATCCGCATCAGGAAGGATATTACATGGAAAGTATTGTGGCAGAAAGCTGTGGCAGTATATGATCTAACTCATATTGTAAAATATCAACTACCTGGAGAGGATTTTGATGCTTTGGTTACTGTGTCTTGCGACGAGGATTTGCAGAATATGTTGGAGGAATGCAATGTCCTAGAAGATGGAGATACTTCAAAAAAACTTAGGATTTTCTTGT
Protein-coding sequences here:
- the LOC129891654 gene encoding uncharacterized protein LOC129891654 isoform X1, with amino-acid sequence MASVSFKYWDDCVDPHDLEAMWIDPDVRAEWLNAGETKGSKVHLSRDPDGQPYLTQTEMKAVAGIIVRRHFVSQIDLDMLCSIAELESDRRLLATRYNKKSKEITMGIMQILPKTADWLVSDLGYRTYEVAMDSKLLYKPFVNVYLGAAYLKWLSNYEQKERSEEFMVRAYKGGTKKAIHKSTLPFWRSYLSVKETLPSRNIFDVNPLPPSASASGVPEKKGPVNTTWDSRTSAEDMEEMWNHPCVSKEWGKSGEKRGHVRFSHDTEKRPYLSRVELRAVAEVIVSKYFSTRGLKPTVLCAVSEIVTMRFVEGIGQRTGLMGIDYPTARWLYKDLGYKAYKVESVEDLTKPFVSMYFGAAYVAWLSKYEGRERSLQFVVQAYLAGPQNVNLQETGPMYLRFEEALSRYEDLKREAAGSCNIL